CTCAACGATTGGTCGGACGTGGGCGGATATGACGCGGAGGTGCTGTGGGACACCTGCACCGCCTCGGCGCTGGGAATGTCGTTCGACCACAGTCGGGACCGTAAGATCTCCACCCTGTCAGGAGGGGAGCAGAAGAAGCTCGTGCTCGAGGCGCTCCTGCGCGGACCCGATGACATCCTGATCCTCGACGAGCCCGACAACTTCCTCGATGTCCCGGGCAAGCGCTGGCTCGAAGCCGAGTTGAGGGACACCGACAAGAGTGTCCTCTTCGTATCCCACGACCGGGAGCTGCTTGCGCAGGCAGCCTCGCAGATCATCACTGTCGAACTCTCTGCGGCGGGGAACACCGCATGGGTGCATCCGGGCGGATTCGGCACCTACCACGCGGCCCGGTCGGACCGGTTCGAACGGCTCGAGGAGCTGCGCAGACGATGGGACGAGGAGCGAGCGAAGCTGCGGTCGCTGGTGCAGATGTACAAGCAGAAGGCCGCCTACAACTCGGACATGACTTCGCGGTACCGAGCCGCGCAGACTCGTCTCGAGCGCTTCGAGACCGCAGGCCCACCCGAAGCCATTCCGCGTGAACAGAACCTCGGAATGCGTCTGCGCGGCGGACGCACGGGCAAGATCGCGATCGTCGCCGATGCGCTCGAACTCACCGACCTCATGCTGCCGTTCGACCTCGAAGTCCATTACGGGGATCGGATCGCAGTACTCGGATCGAACGGTTCGGGAAAGTCGCACTTCCTGAGGCTGCTCGCAGCCGGCGGCAGCGACCCCGAACCCGAGCACCGCCCGGTCTCTGACATCGACATCGCACCTGTCGCCCACGACGGAGCAGTGCGGCTCGGAGCCCGCGTGCGTCCCGGCTGGTTCGCGCAGACGCACGGACGCCCGGATCTGCGGGGGCGGACCCTGCTCGAGATCCTCCACCGCGGGGACGAACATCGGGCAGGGTTGCCGCGAGAACCGGCTTCGCGGGCCCTTGCCCGCTACGAGCTGGCCGGTGCTGCAGAGCAGTCCTTCGATTCGCTCTCGGGTGGGCAGCAGGCGCGCTTTCAGATCCTGCTGCTCGAGCTCGCGGGCGCGACTCTGCTGCTTCTCGACGAACCCACCGACAACCTCGACCTCGTCTCCGCTGAGGCATTGCAGACTGCGCTGCAGTCATTCGATGGGACGGTACTGGCAGTCACTCACGACCGCTGGTTCGCTCGCGATTTCGACAGGTTCCTCGTCTTCGGGGCCGACGGCGAAGTCTATGAGTCGGCAGCACCGGTCTGGGACGAGGGACGCGTGGCCCGCAGCCGCTGACGGTTCCAGTCGAGCATGCGTCTCTGATTCGATCAGTAGCTGCGGGGCAGGCCCAGGACTTTCGTGCCGAGATAATTGAGGACCATTTCCTGACTCACAGGTGCGATCTTCATCAGGCGCACCTCCCGCAAGTAGCGCCCGACGTGGTATTCCTCCGAATACCCCATGCCGCCATGGACCTGAACTGCCCTGTCGGCTGCATCAACGCCGGCCTCAGCGCAGAGGTACTTTGCCGTGTTCGCTTCGCGGCCGCTCGGCAGACCCTGGTCGTACGTCCACGTGGCTTTTCGCAGTGCCAGTTCCGCAGCGTCGAGCTTCGCCAAGGAATCAGCCAGCGGGAACTGGAGGCCCTGATTCATGCCGATGGGGCGATCAAACACGACGCGTTCATTGGCGTACTTGGCGGCCTTCGCCAAGGCTGCGCGACCGATGCCCAGAGCCTCGGCGGCAATGAGCATCCGCTCAGGATTGAGTCCGTCGAGGAGGTACTTGAAGCCCTTCCCCTCCTCGCCGACGCGGTGCGCCGCAGGGATGATGAGATCGTCGATGACGAGCTCATTCGAGGTCACAGCGTTGCGGCCGATCTTGCTGATCGGGTTGATCTGCACGTGATCACGGTCGAGGTCAGTGAAGAACAAAGTGAGTCCGTCGGTCGGTTTGGCGACGTCTTCCCTCTTTGTCGTTCGTGCGAGGAGGAGGATCTTGTCCGACTCCAGAGCTTTGGAGATCCACACCTTGCGTCCGTTGACGACGTACTCGTCATTGCGCCGTTCGGCGAACGTTGTCACCCGTGAGGTATCGAGCCCGGCATCG
Above is a window of Brevibacterium siliguriense DNA encoding:
- a CDS encoding acyl-CoA dehydrogenase family protein, which codes for MPDFSLTDDQLVIREAAQEIVSRFDDEYWSDKDQRHEFPQEFYDLLAEKGWLGLTIPTEFGGHGLGITEATLLLEAVAAAGGAMNAASAIHMTIFGLHPVIKHGSAELKKDNLPRIAAGDLHVCFGVTEPDAGLDTSRVTTFAERRNDEYVVNGRKVWISKALESDKILLLARTTKREDVAKPTDGLTLFFTDLDRDHVQINPISKIGRNAVTSNELVIDDLIIPAAHRVGEEGKGFKYLLDGLNPERMLIAAEALGIGRAALAKAAKYANERVVFDRPIGMNQGLQFPLADSLAKLDAAELALRKATWTYDQGLPSGREANTAKYLCAEAGVDAADRAVQVHGGMGYSEEYHVGRYLREVRLMKIAPVSQEMVLNYLGTKVLGLPRSY
- a CDS encoding ABC-F family ATP-binding cassette domain-containing protein — translated: MGHIEINDVSFTLADGRPLLGSVTFRVGDGAKSALIGANGAGKTTLLRILTGELVPDEGAVSHTGSIGLMRQFISADTVAQALEELAPNPIRRAAANLRRVEEKLLGAESESMAVQMAYATALNDWSDVGGYDAEVLWDTCTASALGMSFDHSRDRKISTLSGGEQKKLVLEALLRGPDDILILDEPDNFLDVPGKRWLEAELRDTDKSVLFVSHDRELLAQAASQIITVELSAAGNTAWVHPGGFGTYHAARSDRFERLEELRRRWDEERAKLRSLVQMYKQKAAYNSDMTSRYRAAQTRLERFETAGPPEAIPREQNLGMRLRGGRTGKIAIVADALELTDLMLPFDLEVHYGDRIAVLGSNGSGKSHFLRLLAAGGSDPEPEHRPVSDIDIAPVAHDGAVRLGARVRPGWFAQTHGRPDLRGRTLLEILHRGDEHRAGLPREPASRALARYELAGAAEQSFDSLSGGQQARFQILLLELAGATLLLLDEPTDNLDLVSAEALQTALQSFDGTVLAVTHDRWFARDFDRFLVFGADGEVYESAAPVWDEGRVARSR